The genomic stretch ataatcataaaaatctttttgcaGATCTTTCGCCAAGGCAACCActaatctaaaatatatgattGTACGCGTGCGTTATACATTTCATTAAGATCTATAAGATCTTATAGATATCTCCAAGGCAGAATTTTTACAAGGCTATACTTACTCCAGTATTGGTTGTAGAAACAAAACATCTTGcttctttatatattccaAAAGTAAATCTATTACGTGCTGCTTCTTATTGAGCAATTGCGGAAGAGTAACGATATCACGCACCTGTCTTTTAAAGGTACAATAACCCTCCGTTAAATTGAGAAAATTCCATTTTTGAAGCGTTTCATGAAAATACGTTTCAACTTcctcattattttcttcatttttgtgTGCCACACGATGAAAAACGTCGATATCAATGTCGTTTATCCGTTCGGAAAATGGTTTAAACTGcaacatttaaattttacacacacacacacatgcgtgtatatattacatatatagacaATCCTATGAATTTCTTCCATAATCCTATGgggaaataataacaatataataacaatattacctggaaagtatttttttccttatgaCGAATTGGCTTGTTCTTCATTTTGATGCGATATTGCAAAATTACATCTATTTCATTTGATCGACGTTAACGACGACGCACGTGTATATACGCACGTATAGAACGATCAACAATTTAAAAAGGTTAGAGAAACATTACCagcagaaaaaggaaaaaaagaaaagctgaCCTAACGCCATAATTATATCACTTCGAATAGACCATTCGCAATATACCtgaaaatctttataatccttttattattatattcgtacgTGAACATTGGTATTTTACTCGTAACGCTTCCCTCGACGAGATACCTTTACCTCGACTCGAGGCAAATTGACATAAACCATAGTACAAGCGAAGCATCCAGACGAGTGAGAATCTTCTCGACGTTTTCTAACGCTCCCTAGTGGCTTCCGGGGGTAAATATCTGTTGCGGTCATGCGGTGCATGCGGCGGGAACTTTAGCAAATACAAAACGAAcgcgtaaatattatttgaatgaaatgaTACTTAAGAAGATTGCGCAAATAATCGAAACGCTTTTAATTACACACACATCGATAatctgtattattatatttaatctgTACAAACAAATTTGttgtttttcaatattttcatctaCAAAAAGAATCGCAATGCCGATAGTCGTTGAGTCTGGTCAAAGATAAGCGTAAACTCACGAAAAAGTTCTCTTTTATCGTACCGCAAATAACTCTACGATCATCGACCATAcgtataaatcaatttattattatgcatcaatcaatttattatttattattctataatacgatttaatcgatatttaaatgtttctgCGAGTCGATCTATAGAAATGCTCGTAAAACGGACAAGTATCCAATCGAGGTCTTCAATATCTGCAAATTCATTAAGCAGAATTTAATACCATATCCACGCTTTTAATCATCTTATACCGGAAgtattgattttaatgaaacttCGAATATGCGAATATCTATGTCATTGACAATTTCTCGATATCTATGAAAAATACCTACCTCGCTAAACGTGTCCAAGGATAGTGCACAAAATTTTGCAGACGTTAATTTTAGCGGTTTCTTTGTTCGTTCCATACAAATGTACATCGTTTTTAACTCGACCGCTGATATGTCGTACCAATTGGACTGATACAACGTGTCACCGAGTCCCATGCTCTAAATCCAATAgagaatttcattaatatatcctGTTAATATCCCATTCCTATTTccttataaagaaattatttgcaTTACTTCCTCGATGAGACATTCACCGACGTAGCAATAAACGAACAGTGTGTTCAATATAGTAAATGTATAGACAAAGAAAGTAACTAATACGATATTTTCTCCGTTCATTGAACTCTGCAAATTGTTCATTGAACGATTAACGAAAGTACGAGATCATTAGCGAGATCTCGTTCGGTAACGGCATGAACTAACTTACCACGAGCGCGTAGTAACCCGATACGCAAAGATTGAACGTAGTACCTAATAATTgttgaaaaatcattatattaaatcCATCTTCCAACGTTTCCGCCAATCTGTAATTCCGCCAATCTGTTATTGAATCTGACACGTCTCATTGTCAATATAACGCGACGTTTTGCGTCGCTTACGAACGCTCAAAAAACGCGCACTCgtcttatgaaatataaatacgaataCTTTTATTGAATATACTTGTCTcgtatttcgataaaaagggaaaaagaaagggagaaaacgCTTACCTAATCAATCGATGATGCTTGATTACCAATTTCTTCATACCTCGCTTATAACCATCAGTATCTTCAAACGCTCCTACAACTTTGCATCTGAGTATCGCAAACTGTCCTGTAATGTGTAGTGCCAAACTGGCGAAGAGACAGTCAGATCCAACGTAACCGGAGAGTATGGTTACCACAATTAGCCATTGGTAGATGGAGTATAAGGTGTACGTCGTTATATCATTAAGTTCAAACATCGTTCGAGTTTTGTAAGGCAATTCATACTCCAAGGACGAATTTCTCATGACTgattaagaagaataaatgttttttcgaGAGCATCGACctcgaaacaaaaaagaacaaaaatcgaTGTTAATAAGATCGAGATTTAGTTTAGTACCTGTTAGTACCGACGTTATAATGGCTTTGAAGAAATAAAGTCCGATGACGAAGGACATCGAGACAATGGTTATCGCGATAAATCTATaagaaagtttattataatcgagAAAGATCAGTTTCTCCTTCTCGTTCGCATAATTTTCCACGGAAAAATCCCCATGAATTTCTATCAATAATTGGGCGATCAATCGTCTGTTCAGCCTGCagattgtaatttttatgaGTGCCATTACGATAGGCACGTTTTCCGTCAAAACTCTGACTACGTAATCGATATGCTTTGGTTGATCTATGAAATCTACGAGCGCCAACGAACAATGAAGGAGAATATAAATtgcgaagaagaggaaaagcgGATCGTAGACTGCGAGTGGCCAAACACCCATGCATCTGAGTAATCGTTTGTTCCATCTAATGACTTTTTCGCTCTCGAAAAGATCTGTCTCCTGAAACGTGCGatcgaatgaatatatttgctatttttttttcttttctttttcttttcccttcctaGACACACTATTACGttttacgttattaatattacattttacatttcgTACTTTTATCACCTTTTCCATTTCTCACTCGTGATGGTTCTCGGCGGACTAACCGTGAAAGGGTCGATCCTCCCTCGATGTAAACTTTCTTTCAAAGGGTTATAAATGGAGCCTTTGAATAGTTTATTCCAATTCGAACTCGACGAAGTACCGAACACTTAACGACTATCCTTGACGTTCTGATCATCGATTAAATACGACGAAGTGCGCGTAAACAATttatgtgtctctctctctctctctctttcatcctgCATTTCGTTGGATTTCTTTCAAGAACCGACCTATCGATCGGTCGGCTATTTATCCTGCAGGTCCGTCAAAATGTAATCGAAATCTGACAAATAATccaagagaatgagaaaactCGTAGACAGGATTAGACCATAGATGAggtacgataaaaaatttctttcacgtTTAACGCTTTGATAGCATAGAACTGGAAGGACAGCAATGATTTTTCGTGAAATACCGcttgaagagaaataaaaggattcGGTTCGTTCTCGAAactaaattaaatagaatctATTATATCATTCTGCTCGTACTTTTCTACCCTTTTCCATTTgaaaattgagagagagagagagagagagagagagagagagagagagagagactggcCCCCGTCGATCCCCTCGGCGTTGGAAGGAAGAAACAAGTTTCCTACAAGtctcgtaaagaaaaattgataggTCTGCTCCCGAGGAGGAATCATCTATCTGTTAACAACAATTTtcaacttctttcttttcttcttcttcttcttcttcttcttcttcttcttctttttcttttttgcccgATCTCTCGACCATGCAATTTAACTCCATCAagtcgtttctctctttaggAAAAAAACGCGGCTGCGTCTTGAAAAGTTTCGAAGCTCCTACAATTATAAGAGCTTTCTCATTACTTATTGTTCGGTCTTAAAGCTCGTTCGGAGTTAGAACCGAACCTATGAATaggagaaagggggaaaaagaaagagaaaaaataggagggaagaaaacttttctaacCGTGAATAtacgatttctctttctacgaaGCATTTCTTTCTACGTTTTTTCGATTCCCGTCGGAAAGAAAAGCTTCGTCAGCGAAACGGAGAGTTCTCTTGAAAAAGTTCATCCaaagttatttttcattaataaggataacgcaaaataaaaaatataataaaagaaacaacgcAACTGTGTAAAGGAAATTTCTATTGAAGACGTCTCGATGTATGACTTTACAATCGAATTCGTTTCACATAAATAAGACGAATAGGAGGATTTATTTGCGCGCGTTCGATCATAACATAGTACGTAATACCGATAGGTATCCCATAGAAGTTTTCAATATCTAAAAGTGagagattagaaaaaagagaagtgatTAATGTCGTTGGAAAACGTGTGTGTAGTGCGTTAAGCGATGAGAAAAATCTTTACATCGGTGAAAGTACATAACGATAGTACGAAAAATTTTCCAGAGGTCA from Vespa velutina chromosome 21, iVesVel2.1, whole genome shotgun sequence encodes the following:
- the LOC124956303 gene encoding odorant receptor 4-like, whose amino-acid sequence is MEKVIKETDLFESEKVIRWNKRLLRCMGVWPLAVYDPLFLFFAIYILLHCSLALVDFIDQPKHIDYVVRVLTENVPIVMALIKITICRLNRRLIAQLLIEIHGDFSVENYANEKEKLIFLDYNKLSYRFIAITIVSMSFVIGLYFFKAIITSVLTVMRNSSLEYELPYKTRTMFELNDITTYTLYSIYQWLIVVTILSGYVGSDCLFASLALHITGQFAILRCKVVGAFEDTDGYKRGMKKLVIKHHRLIRLAETLEDGFNIMIFQQLLGTTFNLCVSGYYALVSSMNGENIVLVTFFVYTFTILNTLFVYCYVGECLIEESMGLGDTLYQSNWYDISAVELKTMYICMERTKKPLKLTSAKFCALSLDTFSEILKTSIGYLSVLRAFL